A region of Candidatus Megaera polyxenophila DNA encodes the following proteins:
- a CDS encoding transposase — MNFFEFNKQFPTELDCIKYFITIRYNNKPVCRHCGSDRLTHRRDTPKNFQCIFCNKGFSIFKGTIFEKSDTDLRKWFYAIHLFLNSKKGISGYQLKREIGVTYKTAWRMLKQIRLAMGNIENQQFFGTLIEVDETYVGGRPRKKNNRDDDNDNLPPVNKRGRGTKKNVVVGCIDKINKSVFAKVMIKNNDGKKLTGKQLLDVLNQVITQDSVIISDEFKGYNILGKKTSHIHLRVDHTKEYVASGNIHTNNMENFWGTLKRGILGIYHHVSAKHLQKYVDEFAFRYNTRENGCVFNLILQQAVF, encoded by the coding sequence ATGAACTTTTTTGAATTTAACAAACAGTTTCCTACTGAACTTGATTGTATAAAGTACTTTATCACAATTAGGTATAATAATAAACCCGTTTGCAGACATTGCGGGAGCGACAGATTAACACACAGAAGAGATACACCTAAAAATTTTCAATGTATCTTCTGTAATAAAGGTTTCTCAATCTTCAAAGGGACAATATTTGAGAAGTCTGACACTGATTTACGTAAATGGTTTTATGCTATTCACTTGTTTTTAAATAGTAAAAAAGGTATATCAGGCTACCAACTAAAAAGAGAAATAGGCGTTACTTATAAAACGGCTTGGCGTATGCTTAAGCAAATCAGGCTTGCTATGGGTAATATTGAAAACCAGCAATTTTTTGGTACTTTAATTGAAGTGGATGAGACCTATGTAGGCGGTAGACCTAGGAAGAAAAACAATAGAGATGATGATAACGATAACTTACCACCAGTAAATAAAAGGGGGCGTGGTACTAAAAAGAACGTTGTTGTTGGTTGTATTGATAAGATAAATAAGTCTGTATTTGCTAAAGTTATGATTAAAAACAACGATGGCAAGAAATTAACAGGTAAGCAGCTATTAGATGTATTGAATCAAGTTATAACCCAAGATAGCGTCATTATTAGCGATGAGTTCAAAGGATATAATATCCTCGGTAAGAAAACAAGCCATATCCATTTAAGAGTAGACCATACGAAAGAATATGTAGCCAGCGGTAACATTCACACCAACAATATGGAGAACTTTTGGGGAACTCTAAAGCGTGGAATACTCGGCATATATCACCACGTATCAGCTAAGCATCTTCAAAAGTATGTTGATGAGTTTGCTTTTAGATATAATACTAGAGAAAATGGTTGTGTATTTAATTTGATTTTACAACAGGCGGTTTTCTAA
- a CDS encoding histidine--tRNA ligase, producing the protein MTDKLQSLRGMKDLFGEDFELHSYIIDTARKITALYCYEGASTPILEYTKVFDRTLGDSSDVISKEMYSFLDRSGESVALRPEFTAGIMRAFISNGLQQKLPLKLFSHGPVFRYDRPQAGRQRQFHQINCEYIGSGEPYSDAESIKLALHLLQELNILDDITLEINSLGCQNSRSLYQEALINYFSKYENELSSDSKERLRKKPLRILDSKDENDKKIATGAPFIADYYTAESKAYFDKVLDYLGILNINYKLNPRLARGLDYYCHTAFEFTTDKLGSQNALGGGGRYDYLCKLMGGTDVPAIGFGLGIERLALMMLLRNYQSKKLAPLYLIPIGQECENYIIRLADFLRSHSIPVAIELKGKVQKRMEKALKDGANYIVFAGADEIQSNSFKLRFLDKKEEQTVSAQQLLDLIKITYN; encoded by the coding sequence ATGACCGATAAACTGCAATCACTAAGAGGAATGAAAGATCTCTTCGGCGAGGATTTCGAGCTTCATAGCTACATCATAGATACTGCCCGAAAAATAACTGCCTTATATTGTTATGAGGGGGCAAGTACCCCTATACTGGAATACACAAAAGTTTTTGATCGTACACTTGGCGATAGTTCGGATGTTATCAGCAAAGAAATGTACAGTTTCCTAGACAGAAGCGGTGAAAGTGTAGCCCTTAGGCCGGAATTTACTGCAGGTATTATGAGAGCTTTTATTTCGAACGGACTTCAGCAGAAACTCCCGTTAAAATTATTTTCTCATGGTCCGGTATTCCGGTACGACCGTCCTCAAGCAGGAAGACAAAGGCAGTTTCACCAAATTAATTGTGAATATATAGGGTCTGGTGAACCGTATTCTGATGCTGAGAGTATTAAACTTGCCTTACATTTACTTCAAGAGCTAAATATCCTTGATGATATAACACTGGAAATAAATTCCCTGGGTTGTCAAAATTCAAGGTCTTTATATCAGGAAGCTCTAATCAATTACTTTAGTAAATATGAAAATGAGCTCTCAAGCGATAGTAAGGAGAGATTAAGAAAAAAGCCTCTTCGTATACTTGATTCAAAAGATGAAAACGATAAAAAAATAGCAACAGGAGCTCCTTTTATTGCTGATTATTATACAGCGGAATCAAAGGCTTATTTCGATAAGGTACTTGATTATTTAGGTATTTTAAATATTAATTATAAGCTAAATCCACGATTAGCACGGGGTCTTGATTATTATTGTCATACGGCGTTTGAATTTACGACTGATAAATTGGGCTCTCAAAACGCATTAGGTGGGGGCGGACGTTATGATTATCTATGTAAATTGATGGGAGGAACAGATGTACCTGCCATTGGTTTTGGTTTAGGTATTGAACGTTTAGCTTTAATGATGCTGCTCAGAAATTATCAAAGCAAAAAATTAGCACCGCTTTATCTAATTCCGATTGGACAGGAATGCGAAAATTATATTATTAGACTAGCTGATTTCTTAAGGTCTCATTCTATTCCAGTTGCAATTGAACTAAAAGGTAAAGTACAAAAAAGAATGGAAAAAGCACTAAAGGATGGAGCTAATTATATTGTATTTGCCGGTGCTGATGAGATACAAAGCAATAGCTTCAAATTAAGGTTTTTAGATAAAAAAGAGGAACAAACAGTTTCAGCCCAGCAGCTCTTAGACCTTATAAAAATTACATATAATTAG
- a CDS encoding DNA-directed RNA polymerase sigma-70 factor, with product MSNINLPVISSSSGFNKYLQEINNIPSLTKEEEFLLAKNYLENNDLEAAHRLVLSHLKLVVKIAIKYKNYGLPLPELVSEGNIGLMQAVKKYDHKLGFRLSTYAMWWIKASIQEYVLKSWSLVKIGTTSAQKKLFFSLGKIKHRIINTYARAINDQDYQEMADELGVSLKEVVEMDQRMAGPDISLNRSANREDENAEIIEFLPEQKPNQEISLLQKQDIENKKLVLAEAMQVLNEREVKILTARKLNYSPETLDSLSMEYNISKERVRQIETRAFEKLQNYVLARVSRDGQLEKAISG from the coding sequence ATGTCTAATATAAATTTGCCTGTTATTTCTTCTAGTTCTGGATTTAACAAGTATTTGCAAGAAATAAACAATATACCTTCTCTGACAAAAGAAGAAGAGTTTTTGCTTGCTAAGAATTATCTTGAAAATAATGATCTTGAAGCAGCTCATAGGCTTGTACTTAGCCACTTGAAACTAGTTGTAAAAATAGCCATTAAATATAAAAATTATGGTCTACCGTTACCTGAGCTTGTATCGGAAGGAAACATTGGTTTAATGCAAGCAGTAAAAAAATATGATCATAAACTTGGCTTCAGACTCTCTACTTATGCTATGTGGTGGATAAAAGCTTCTATCCAGGAGTATGTACTTAAATCATGGTCACTTGTAAAGATTGGGACAACCTCAGCACAAAAAAAATTATTTTTTAGCCTTGGTAAGATTAAACATCGTATAATTAATACTTATGCACGGGCTATTAATGATCAAGATTATCAAGAGATGGCAGATGAGCTTGGTGTGTCTCTTAAGGAAGTAGTAGAAATGGATCAACGTATGGCAGGTCCTGATATTTCACTGAATCGTTCCGCAAATCGTGAAGACGAAAATGCCGAGATAATTGAATTTTTACCGGAACAGAAACCAAATCAAGAAATATCTTTACTGCAAAAACAAGATATAGAAAACAAAAAACTGGTATTAGCCGAGGCTATGCAAGTTTTAAATGAAAGGGAGGTTAAGATTCTAACTGCTAGAAAGCTTAATTATTCACCTGAAACACTTGATAGCTTAAGCATGGAATATAACATTTCAAAAGAACGTGTAAGGCAGATAGAAACTAGAGCATTCGAAAAACTGCAAAATTATGTACTAGCTAGAGTTTCTAGAGACGGTCAACTAGAAAAAGCCATATCAGGGTGA
- a CDS encoding translation initiation factor IF-1: MAKEELLQFDGKVLELLPNAHFRVILENGHEIIAHTSGKMRKNRIRILAGDKVKVEMTPYDLTKGRVIHRS; encoded by the coding sequence ATGGCAAAAGAAGAATTACTTCAATTCGACGGGAAAGTATTAGAGCTTTTACCTAATGCTCATTTTAGGGTTATCCTTGAAAATGGACATGAAATTATAGCTCATACTTCTGGTAAAATGAGAAAAAATCGTATTCGTATTTTAGCTGGTGATAAAGTTAAGGTAGAAATGACCCCCTATGACTTAACAAAAGGTAGGGTTATACATCGCAGCTAA
- a CDS encoding dolichol kinase, giving the protein MQNENLNFEIRRKIFHLYGLIFPLVYSFIPKTSMNVLLLILTGFTLYADISRNHNQKIKEVVDKFFSKFLRNKERTGFYKLSGASYMALGLLISCLFFSKGLVITSWLILIISDCIAALVGMKYGMPLKNGKSLVGAGAFFISSVFISTVIYFFVSHPTSFIIIIFSSLMATLAEFYAGQIKINDNLSIPVCYCLTTVILNLIF; this is encoded by the coding sequence ATGCAAAATGAAAATCTTAATTTTGAAATCAGGCGAAAAATTTTTCATTTATACGGGTTAATATTTCCTTTAGTTTATTCGTTTATTCCTAAAACAAGTATGAACGTATTACTGTTAATACTTACTGGGTTTACACTCTATGCTGATATATCTAGGAATCATAATCAGAAAATTAAAGAGGTAGTTGATAAATTTTTTAGCAAATTTCTTAGAAATAAAGAAAGAACTGGTTTCTACAAGCTTAGCGGAGCAAGTTATATGGCTCTGGGGCTTTTAATAAGTTGTTTATTTTTTTCTAAAGGTCTAGTAATTACTTCGTGGCTCATCCTGATCATATCTGATTGTATTGCAGCATTAGTAGGCATGAAATATGGAATGCCGCTAAAAAATGGCAAATCCTTAGTGGGCGCTGGTGCGTTTTTTATTTCCAGCGTTTTTATTAGCACAGTAATCTATTTTTTTGTCAGTCACCCTACAAGTTTTATTATCATAATTTTTAGTTCTCTTATGGCCACATTAGCTGAATTTTATGCTGGTCAAATAAAAATTAATGACAATTTATCCATTCCTGTTTGTTATTGTTTAACAACAGTAATTTTAAATTTAATTTTTTAA
- a CDS encoding cytochrome c produces the protein MDYLFDIIAALSSLYWSYIGWAVICAAGFYLTIISRGFQFRAIGNFKKNIKDILQEGGNKANTGIHPIKLYFASVGGMVGLGNIIVISTALMIGGPGSIFWTIIASICGMLIKYSEIYLGVKHRQPNKNGGFDGGPMYYLRDAFKNNYVPCIAAFLICLYGVETYQFLVLVDRIEHSFELNRMAVILGLLALVLYSSIGGIKRLASICTIIMPIFMLVYVFVALYIIVSNIHILPEFFATVITSAFTGHAPIGGFVGSSMILATYHGMSKTVYSGDIGIGYDSIVQSETNIVNPEKQATLAVYALFTDTFICILTNTMLGVTGAWNKFNHLDETTIVSKTIANYFPYSDLFVTLLLFFAGFTTIIAYLTTGTKCAKYLSPKYGKIIYLIYAIFAFIFFCNFSQDKVIVVMGLLSGILVLINVSGMIKLRKEIKFN, from the coding sequence ATGGACTATTTATTTGACATCATTGCCGCATTAAGTTCTTTATACTGGAGTTATATAGGTTGGGCAGTAATCTGCGCTGCGGGATTTTATCTTACTATAATATCTAGAGGCTTCCAATTCCGTGCTATTGGCAATTTCAAAAAAAATATAAAGGATATTTTACAAGAAGGTGGTAATAAGGCTAATACTGGCATTCATCCAATAAAACTTTACTTTGCCTCTGTAGGAGGAATGGTAGGACTTGGAAATATTATCGTCATAAGTACTGCCCTCATGATTGGCGGCCCGGGAAGTATCTTTTGGACTATAATAGCTTCAATCTGTGGCATGTTAATAAAATATTCAGAAATATATTTGGGAGTAAAACATCGTCAGCCAAATAAAAATGGAGGATTTGACGGTGGTCCTATGTATTACCTGCGTGACGCTTTTAAAAATAACTATGTACCATGTATTGCGGCTTTTCTTATATGTTTATACGGTGTAGAAACTTATCAGTTTTTAGTACTAGTAGACAGAATTGAGCATAGTTTTGAATTAAATAGAATGGCCGTAATTTTAGGACTATTAGCATTAGTTTTATATAGTTCTATTGGCGGCATAAAAAGGCTAGCTAGCATATGCACTATAATAATGCCTATATTTATGCTTGTTTATGTTTTTGTAGCTTTATACATTATTGTTAGTAATATACATATTTTGCCAGAATTTTTTGCTACCGTCATTACTTCTGCTTTTACTGGACATGCTCCAATAGGAGGTTTTGTCGGCAGTAGTATGATCTTAGCCACATACCATGGCATGTCCAAAACCGTTTATTCCGGAGATATTGGTATCGGTTATGACTCCATAGTGCAAAGCGAAACTAATATAGTAAATCCAGAAAAACAAGCTACTCTAGCTGTATACGCATTATTTACCGATACTTTTATATGCATACTTACTAATACTATGCTTGGGGTAACCGGTGCATGGAATAAATTTAATCATCTGGATGAAACCACAATAGTTTCAAAGACGATAGCTAATTACTTTCCATATAGCGATTTATTTGTAACTTTATTACTATTCTTTGCCGGATTTACAACAATAATCGCTTATTTAACAACCGGAACAAAATGTGCAAAATATTTAAGTCCTAAATATGGAAAAATAATATATTTGATATATGCTATATTTGCTTTTATATTTTTCTGCAATTTTTCCCAAGATAAAGTTATTGTAGTAATGGGATTGCTTAGCGGAATTCTTGTATTGATAAATGTATCCGGAATGATAAAATTACGGAAGGAAATTAAATTCAATTGA
- a CDS encoding phosphoribosylaminoimidazole-succinocarboxamide synthase → MKKKIGLFAVVTVLGITWFVLANKFEDKVRTVYLPILQEQKEKGAIELELDNIKIHKYKFAVAITNVIIFPKSDIFQTKLDGVSLFYNPLTKDISVSSFGDKISIGTGETEIYIANPSFSAKISGSVFQGNMNDIRVTFNSAPQQFLRSADQLPLMTDKGASYEITGKLDEKTNQYLLKLVANTKGISITRNYFKWSHQLTSKNFEMIQEGQPLTDFLNDIAADYYYATVPDNLIDSNMNVSITADKNHLENIFKFIQGKIHFEELASNLAKTFNLNKELFDIAILASYGNNLFNNKLSFNLSGDGKVLKGNLDVEDNKNYPKDRIEEIAKLTSDLLSKVFNKITKGNLIKSKGLTVEDFMNLANSLIDIKNTKFSTNLTYKIEDSITDANLHFGINEYSMDLAISNKDKERYNGMLTLSDPFKIINAKTKFAHEIVLPLIEKISGDDKSSLDIMQKYVSNIESNAFEALRVFNKIPELTQGDKFETDFSYEPKSFSLKINNKSFWEIITDEKIVKFLRGFYTQEDNQALPAAEASLEDHQESVLPNEEISASSTNNNSQDNPTP, encoded by the coding sequence ATGAAGAAGAAAATAGGGCTTTTTGCTGTTGTTACTGTTCTTGGAATAACGTGGTTTGTACTTGCAAATAAATTTGAAGATAAAGTACGCACCGTATACTTACCGATCTTACAAGAGCAAAAAGAAAAAGGTGCAATTGAATTAGAGTTGGATAATATTAAAATTCATAAATATAAATTTGCTGTCGCAATAACAAATGTTATCATTTTTCCAAAATCCGATATTTTTCAGACTAAACTAGATGGAGTTTCTTTATTCTATAATCCTTTAACTAAAGATATTTCAGTTTCTTCTTTCGGTGACAAGATTTCTATTGGTACGGGCGAAACTGAAATATATATAGCTAACCCGTCTTTTTCTGCCAAAATTAGTGGTTCTGTTTTTCAAGGTAATATGAATGATATTCGTGTTACCTTTAATAGTGCGCCCCAGCAGTTTTTAAGATCAGCTGACCAATTACCTCTTATGACAGATAAAGGGGCTTCTTATGAAATTACAGGAAAATTAGATGAAAAAACTAATCAGTACCTATTAAAATTGGTAGCAAATACCAAGGGTATAAGTATAACTCGCAACTATTTTAAATGGTCTCATCAATTAACTAGTAAAAATTTTGAAATGATTCAGGAAGGTCAACCTCTAACAGATTTTTTAAATGACATTGCTGCTGATTATTACTATGCAACTGTACCAGATAATTTAATCGACTCTAACATGAATGTTTCAATAACAGCTGATAAGAATCATTTAGAAAACATTTTCAAATTTATTCAAGGCAAAATCCACTTTGAAGAACTAGCCTCAAATTTGGCTAAAACTTTCAATTTAAATAAGGAGTTATTTGATATCGCAATACTTGCTTCTTATGGCAATAACTTATTTAACAATAAACTTTCATTTAATCTTTCCGGCGATGGTAAAGTCCTAAAAGGTAATTTGGATGTTGAAGATAATAAAAATTACCCAAAAGATAGGATTGAAGAAATTGCAAAATTAACATCAGACTTGTTAAGTAAAGTTTTTAATAAAATAACTAAAGGCAACTTAATTAAGTCTAAGGGATTAACGGTAGAAGATTTCATGAATTTGGCAAATAGTCTTATTGATATAAAAAACACCAAATTCAGTACTAATTTAACCTATAAAATTGAAGATTCCATTACTGACGCAAACCTACATTTCGGTATTAACGAATATAGTATGGATTTAGCGATTAGTAATAAAGACAAGGAACGCTATAATGGTATGTTAACATTATCTGATCCTTTTAAAATCATAAATGCAAAAACAAAATTTGCTCATGAAATAGTTTTACCACTAATAGAAAAAATAAGCGGTGATGATAAAAGCAGTTTAGATATTATGCAAAAATATGTTAGTAATATTGAAAGTAATGCTTTTGAAGCTCTGAGGGTTTTCAATAAAATACCGGAGTTAACCCAAGGAGATAAATTTGAAACAGATTTCAGTTATGAGCCAAAAAGCTTTAGCCTTAAAATCAATAATAAATCATTCTGGGAAATTATTACAGACGAGAAAATAGTTAAGTTTCTCAGAGGGTTTTATACTCAAGAAGATAATCAGGCCTTACCAGCAGCAGAAGCTTCTCTGGAAGATCATCAGGAGTCAGTACTGCCTAATGAAGAAATTTCGGCAAGTTCGACAAATAATAATAGCCAAGATAACCCTACCCCATGA
- a CDS encoding iron-sulfur cluster insertion protein erpA — protein sequence MINFDVSQSAALRISELLKNEPDSKIAIRVAVDSGGCSGFMYDYNLIDKVNDDDFVLEKYGVKIAIDPLSQQFLEKCKLEFIEELGSAYFQISNPNATAKCGCGNSFNV from the coding sequence ATGATAAATTTTGATGTAAGCCAGAGCGCAGCTCTCCGTATTTCTGAACTTCTAAAGAATGAACCAGACAGTAAAATAGCTATTAGAGTGGCTGTAGATAGTGGAGGCTGTTCAGGCTTTATGTATGATTACAATTTGATTGATAAGGTAAATGATGATGACTTTGTTTTAGAAAAATATGGAGTAAAAATCGCCATAGATCCTTTATCTCAACAGTTTTTAGAGAAATGCAAATTAGAATTTATTGAAGAATTGGGAAGTGCTTATTTTCAAATATCCAATCCAAATGCAACTGCGAAATGTGGTTGCGGTAATTCATTTAACGTTTAG
- a CDS encoding transcription elongation factor GreA, which produces MVKFPITKKGFELLEKEIKHLKHVERPTIIEAISTARDFGDLSENAEYHAAREKQSFVEGRILDLEDKLSRAEIIDISKLSKESIKFGATVKLVDEDTEEEVTYIIVGEYEADITKKRVSIQSPIAKGLIGKSVGDIVEITTPKGNKVFEILEISYPDIDLG; this is translated from the coding sequence ATGGTCAAATTCCCTATCACTAAAAAAGGCTTCGAACTCCTAGAAAAAGAAATTAAACATTTGAAGCACGTTGAAAGGCCTACAATTATTGAGGCTATTTCAACAGCACGGGATTTTGGTGATTTATCGGAAAATGCGGAGTATCACGCAGCACGAGAAAAACAGAGTTTTGTTGAAGGGCGGATTTTAGATTTAGAGGATAAACTCTCAAGAGCCGAAATTATTGATATTTCTAAACTATCAAAAGAAAGTATAAAATTTGGCGCTACTGTCAAATTAGTGGATGAAGATACAGAAGAAGAAGTAACATACATAATAGTTGGAGAGTATGAGGCTGATATTACTAAGAAACGAGTCTCGATCCAATCTCCAATTGCAAAAGGACTTATTGGCAAATCTGTAGGAGATATTGTAGAAATAACAACTCCTAAGGGAAATAAAGTGTTTGAAATATTAGAAATTTCATATCCGGACATAGATTTAGGTTAA
- a CDS encoding DNA primase gives MIIPVEFYNYLREQIRTSDIVKQKVSLTKKGNEYLGICPFHSEKTPSFTVNDAKRFYHCFGCGVHGDIIKFVAETTGLSYKEAAIKIAQENSIELPKMSADQQKEYDEADQIYNVLELASAYFTDQINKEVEGYLLARGINKNIKEQFSIGYAPGKGLLIKYFEKKSIPLKILLSSGLVGKKEDGKIYEVFNNRIIFPIRNTYNRIVGFGGRVIGDGMPKYINSPETLVFKKSETMYGENTAISASYKKNYSIVVEGYMDVIALHQAGINEAIASLGTSVTEKHLQKLWRSGEEIIICLDGDNAGQRASRRLIDIALPMIAYDKKISFVILPNSKDPDEVIKSEGIELFNKLLAERINLSEAIWLSEYGGKIFSSAESKAVLENTLDTVCLQIKDKVLSANFRRYFKEQMWQKLYNKKGARNGLKKNNKTYIGSNGDKEYTEMEVLELSLCSFIIKFPGLLKIARIREFVADLTLSSPDFNEFKEWYISQIDMYDDINENKTKELAEKTGFYNSFLVLSDPKKIFLDTIFIEKNKANCELIFDLLSKKYYLLSLKQEYINIINSNKEEVRLKAPSYLKEIQETSKQLSKLSEFFIN, from the coding sequence ATGATAATTCCTGTGGAGTTTTACAATTACCTAAGAGAACAAATAAGAACCTCCGATATAGTAAAGCAAAAGGTTTCTTTAACTAAAAAAGGTAATGAATATTTAGGGATATGCCCATTCCATTCTGAAAAAACCCCTTCTTTTACCGTTAATGACGCAAAAAGATTTTACCACTGTTTTGGTTGCGGTGTACATGGAGACATCATTAAATTTGTAGCCGAAACTACAGGGCTTAGTTATAAAGAAGCTGCAATAAAAATAGCTCAAGAAAATTCTATCGAGTTACCTAAAATGTCTGCTGATCAACAAAAGGAATATGATGAAGCAGATCAAATATATAATGTCTTGGAATTAGCCTCAGCTTACTTTACTGACCAGATCAATAAAGAAGTTGAAGGATATTTACTAGCCCGCGGTATCAATAAAAATATCAAAGAACAATTTTCTATAGGTTATGCGCCGGGAAAAGGGCTTTTAATTAAGTATTTTGAAAAAAAATCTATCCCCCTGAAAATTTTATTAAGCTCAGGCTTAGTGGGCAAGAAAGAAGATGGTAAAATTTATGAGGTATTTAATAATAGAATAATCTTTCCTATTAGAAATACCTATAATAGAATTGTAGGATTCGGGGGAAGGGTGATTGGGGATGGCATGCCCAAATATATAAATTCTCCAGAAACTTTAGTGTTTAAAAAAAGCGAGACAATGTATGGAGAAAACACCGCAATCAGTGCGTCTTATAAAAAAAATTACTCAATTGTAGTCGAAGGTTATATGGATGTAATTGCTTTACACCAGGCTGGAATAAATGAAGCTATTGCGAGCCTTGGTACGTCGGTAACGGAAAAGCATCTGCAAAAATTGTGGCGATCGGGTGAGGAAATTATAATTTGCCTTGATGGGGACAATGCAGGACAAAGAGCAAGCCGCAGATTAATCGATATAGCGCTGCCGATGATTGCTTACGATAAAAAAATTTCTTTCGTAATACTACCGAATTCCAAAGATCCAGATGAAGTTATTAAATCCGAGGGTATTGAATTATTTAATAAACTACTTGCAGAAAGAATCAATTTATCAGAAGCTATTTGGTTGAGCGAATATGGAGGGAAAATTTTTTCCTCTGCGGAATCTAAAGCTGTTTTAGAGAATACATTAGACACTGTATGCTTACAGATAAAAGACAAGGTGCTGTCCGCTAATTTTCGGCGCTATTTCAAGGAACAGATGTGGCAGAAGCTTTATAATAAGAAAGGAGCACGCAATGGGTTAAAGAAAAATAATAAGACGTATATTGGAAGTAATGGTGATAAGGAATACACCGAAATGGAAGTGCTTGAATTATCTTTATGCAGTTTTATTATAAAGTTCCCTGGTCTGCTAAAAATTGCCAGAATTAGAGAATTTGTAGCAGATTTAACTCTATCCTCTCCTGATTTTAACGAATTCAAAGAATGGTATATTAGTCAAATAGATATGTATGACGATATTAATGAGAACAAGACCAAAGAACTTGCAGAAAAAACTGGATTTTACAACAGTTTTTTAGTATTATCTGATCCCAAGAAAATTTTTCTAGATACAATTTTTATTGAAAAAAATAAAGCAAATTGTGAGCTAATTTTTGATTTATTAAGTAAAAAATACTATTTATTATCGCTAAAACAAGAATACATTAATATAATAAATAGTAATAAAGAAGAGGTTAGGCTCAAAGCGCCTTCTTATTTGAAAGAGATTCAGGAAACTTCTAAACAACTCAGTAAGTTAAGTGAATTTTTTATAAACTAA